In the genome of Populus alba chromosome 11, ASM523922v2, whole genome shotgun sequence, one region contains:
- the LOC140956162 gene encoding uncharacterized protein — translation METHLEALDLWEAIEEDYEVPPLPNNPTMTQIKSHKERKTKKSKAKACLFAAVSTTIFTRIMSLQSAKDVWDYLKKEYAGDERIRGMQSLNLIREFELQRMKDSETIKEYSDKLMGIANRVRLLGTSFADSRIVEKLLVTVPEKYEASITTLENTKDLSKITLTELLNALEAQEQRRLMRQDHAIEGALQAKFADYDKKKFFRKNAASDNIKPNQGYNKGKFIKRNFPPCQHCNKSGHSPFKCWKRPDARCRKCNQLGHEAIICRFKNQKQEEDAQVANQDDEDQMFVAACFSVQTTSDHWLIDSGCTNHMTFDKSLFRNLQPTEAAKVRIGNGECIEAKGKGTIAITTNSGTKTIANVLYVPNIDQNLLSVGQLIEKGMKVIFENQHCCIFDAAGCKILQVRMKSKSFSFLPFEEEHNAFPTKLNYTELWHKRLGHCHQQRMLTMKNSEAVRVW, via the exons ATGGAAACTCACCTAGAAGCCTTAGATTTGTGGGAAGCTATTGAAGAAGATTATGAGGTGCCACCACTACCTAATAATCCAACTATGACTCAGATCAAAAGTCATAAGGAGAGAAAGACCAAGAAATCGAAGGCGAAGGCATGTCTGTTTGCTGCTGTTTCCACAACCATTTTCACCAGGATCATGTCACTTCAATCAGCAAAGGATGTTTGGGATTACTTGAAGAAGGAATATGCAGGAGATGAAAGAATTCGTGGAATGCAAAGCTTAAACTTGATACGTGAATTTGAGCTGCAAAGGATGAAGGATTCTGAGACTATAAAAGAGTACTCAGACAAATTGATGGGGATTGCTAACAGAGTCAGGCTGCTGGGAACATCATTTGCAGATTCCAGAATTGTTGAAAAACTTCTGGTCACAGTACCAGAAAAGTATGAAGCTTCAATTACAACATTGGAGAATACTAAAGACCTGTCAAAAATTACATTGACAGAGTTGCTAAATGCCTTAGAAGCTCAGGAGCAGAGAAGGCTTATGAGGCAGGATCATGCAATTGAAGGTGCTTTGCAAGCAAAATTTGCAGACTATGACAAGAAGAAGTTCTTCAGGAAGAACGCAGCTTCAGACAACATTAAACCAAATCAAGGTtacaacaaaggaaaatttattaaaaggaaTTTTCCACCTTGTCAACACTGCAACAAAAGTGGTCACTCACCATTCAAATGCTGGAAGAGGCCTGATGCAAGGTGCAGAAAGTGCAATCAGCTAGGACATGAGGCAATAATCTGcagattcaaaaatcaaaaacaagaagaagatgctCAAGTCGCGAACCAAGATGATGAGGATCAGATGTTTGTGGCTGCATGCTTCTCGGTTCAAACCACCTCCGACCATTGGCTAATTGATAGTGGTTGCACCAACCACATGACTTTTGATAAAAGTCTTTTTCGAAATTTGCAGCCTACAGAAGCTGCaaaagtcagaattggaaatgGTGAATGCATTGAAGCCAAGGGAAAGGGAACAATTGCCATCACAACAAATTCAGGTACAAAAACAATTGCAAATGTTCTTTATGTGCCTAATATAGATCAGAATTTGTTGAGTGTGGGGCAATTAATTGAGAAAGGAATGAAAgtgatttttgaaaatcaacatTGCTGTATTTTTGATGCTGCTGGGTGTAAAATTCTACAAGTCAGAATGAAGAGCAAAAGTTTCTCGTTTCTGCCATTTGAGGAGGAGCATAATGCTTTTCcaacaaaactcaattataCTGAGTTATGGCATAAAAGGTTGGGGCACTGCCATCAACAAAGGATGCTTACCATGAAGAATTCTGAGGCTGTCAGAG TTTGGTAA